In Aquimarina sp. TRL1, a single window of DNA contains:
- a CDS encoding DinB family protein → MKRQIISSINHNLNSAVTLLQTIKSDVYCDTSIGPYYSSIGSHIRHTLDFFYCVINGLDSNNIDLTARKRDERIATDRQVAVNCIYELQQTLCSYVDVNTDYLLHVTDNMGKGKITVDYTLESILAHANSHATHHYAIIGYILHQLNVGIAIEGFGYNPTSPVNKREGI, encoded by the coding sequence ATGAAACGACAAATTATTTCTTCGATCAACCACAACCTTAATAGCGCAGTAACATTATTACAAACTATAAAATCGGATGTTTATTGTGATACTTCTATAGGTCCTTATTATTCTAGTATTGGATCTCATATCAGGCATACATTGGATTTTTTCTATTGCGTTATTAATGGCTTAGATTCTAACAATATAGATTTAACGGCAAGAAAGAGAGATGAGCGTATCGCTACAGATAGACAAGTAGCAGTAAATTGTATTTATGAGTTGCAACAAACACTGTGTTCGTATGTAGATGTGAATACTGATTATTTATTGCACGTGACTGATAATATGGGAAAAGGAAAAATTACAGTAGATTATACCTTGGAAAGTATTTTAGCCCATGCCAATAGTCATGCTACTCATCATTATGCTATTATAGGATATATACTACATCAATTAAACGTAGGGATAGCAATCGAAGGTTTCGGATATAATCCAACATCTCCTGTTAATAAACGAGAAGGAATATAA
- a CDS encoding DNA polymerase IV codes for MNRAILHLDLDTFYVSVERLINTSLTKKPILIGGTSDRSVIAACSYETRAYGVHAGMPMKIARELCPEAIIIKGDTTTYTKYSEVVTQIIKEQVPVLEKSSIDEFYADLSGMDRFFGVYKYAMELRKKVIKETGLPISFGLSGNKVVSKIAANEGKPNSKSKIDIGQEKLFLAPLSVKKIPMVGDQTYHTLRNFGIRYIKTLQEMPVEMLKGVLGKNGIIIWKRANGIDNTPVVAFSDRKSISTERTFDKDTIDIYKLRSILIAMTENLAYQLRKDNKLTACIAVKIRYSDFNTHTKQIKIPYTSADHILIPKILELFHKLHQKRLLVRLIGIRYSHIVGGNYQISLFDDNEKQLRLYKALDHIKNLYGERSVIRATTIDTKHHNKNHNVVGNSFSLKK; via the coding sequence ATGAACAGAGCTATTTTACACCTTGACCTTGATACATTTTATGTATCTGTAGAAAGATTGATTAATACATCCCTAACTAAAAAACCAATCCTCATAGGAGGAACCAGTGACAGAAGTGTTATTGCTGCATGCAGCTATGAAACAAGAGCTTATGGCGTTCATGCAGGAATGCCTATGAAGATAGCTAGAGAATTATGCCCCGAGGCGATTATTATCAAAGGAGATACAACAACCTATACTAAATATTCAGAGGTTGTTACTCAAATTATCAAAGAACAGGTCCCTGTATTAGAAAAATCAAGTATTGATGAATTCTACGCTGATCTTTCCGGAATGGATCGCTTCTTTGGCGTATATAAATATGCCATGGAATTACGTAAAAAAGTGATAAAAGAAACCGGACTTCCTATATCATTCGGACTCTCTGGCAATAAAGTAGTCTCTAAAATTGCTGCAAACGAAGGAAAACCAAATAGTAAATCAAAAATTGATATTGGTCAGGAGAAACTATTTCTTGCCCCTTTATCTGTCAAAAAAATCCCAATGGTAGGAGATCAAACCTACCATACCCTAAGAAATTTTGGAATACGATATATCAAAACACTTCAGGAAATGCCGGTAGAAATGCTTAAAGGTGTATTAGGAAAAAACGGAATCATTATCTGGAAAAGAGCCAACGGAATTGACAATACACCTGTCGTTGCTTTTTCTGATCGGAAATCTATATCAACAGAAAGAACATTTGACAAAGACACTATTGATATCTATAAACTCAGAAGTATCCTCATTGCTATGACTGAGAATTTAGCATACCAATTAAGAAAAGATAATAAATTAACAGCATGTATTGCTGTTAAGATCCGGTATTCTGATTTTAACACTCACACCAAACAAATAAAAATTCCTTATACCAGTGCTGACCACATTCTTATTCCCAAAATTCTTGAGCTTTTTCATAAACTACATCAAAAAAGACTCTTAGTACGTCTTATAGGAATACGCTATAGTCATATTGTAGGAGGAAATTATCAAATCAGTTTGTTTGATGATAATGAAAAGCAACTAAGGTTATACAAAGCTTTAGACCACATAAAAAATCTGTATGGAGAACGAAGTGTTATTAGAGCAACTACCATAGACACGAAACATCACAATAAAAATCATAATGTAGTCGGCAACTCTTTTTCTCTAAAAAAATAA
- a CDS encoding TonB-dependent receptor translates to MRKLITLLFLTIGFSSFSQEKFTLSGVISEQSSNETLIGVNVLFPDIAKGATTNEYGFYSITLPKGNYQLVVSYMGFQDIIQEIVLDKDKKLNFQLLEASESLDEVVITENVERVSIKNPQMSINKLSAGTIKQIPVVLGEADVIKSIVLLPGVTSGGEGASGFNVRGGAADQNLILLDEATIFNSSHLFGFFSVFNPDAIKDLKLYKGGIPARYGGRVSSVLDIYQKEGNSKSFHANGGIGAVSSRLLVEGPIAKEKGAFLAGGRASYAHLFLPLFNNDNIAYFYDLNTKLNYKLNDNNNIFLSGYFGRDIFAIDDVFENTYGNSVLNLRWNHLFSDKLFSNLSLIYSDYYYGLELNFVGFKWDSGIRNFNLKYDLKHYLSDNYQLNYGVNNIYYRFNPGEIKPNSETSGIKNEQLINKYANELGVYLDAKHKISNNLTLQYGVRVSNFTRLGQDELNIYENDNPLLFNETLQIYEEASPIRTESYKRSDRIKTFTNIEPRLALSYAFNNTSSIKASYNRMAQYLHLLSNTNSPTPLDVWTPSGKYVKPQLLDQYALGYFKSIKDNDYSLETEVFYKEIKNRIDYIDGAELIANNAIEQDILNGEARAYGWEVLIRKNEGNLKGWIAYTLSKSEQRTPGRTAVETGVNNGNWYNTPYDKTHDISINGSYEINKKWKFGANFIFQTGQPTNYPSGQFDYKGLIVPIYDGARNNQRLPSYHRVDISATLTPRKNNNRKWKGEWVFSIYNVYDRKNAASISFGQNDETLVNEAIKTSIFGIVPAVTYNFKF, encoded by the coding sequence ATAAGAAAGCTGATAACATTGCTCTTTCTCACTATTGGATTTTCCAGTTTTAGTCAGGAAAAATTCACATTAAGCGGCGTTATATCAGAACAGTCCAGCAATGAAACATTAATAGGGGTCAATGTCCTCTTTCCCGATATTGCCAAAGGAGCAACTACCAATGAATACGGTTTTTATTCCATTACATTACCCAAAGGAAACTATCAACTAGTAGTAAGTTATATGGGGTTCCAGGACATTATTCAGGAAATCGTCCTCGATAAAGACAAAAAACTAAATTTTCAGTTACTAGAAGCTTCTGAGTCATTAGATGAAGTAGTCATTACAGAAAATGTAGAACGGGTAAGTATTAAAAATCCACAGATGAGTATTAACAAACTATCTGCCGGAACTATCAAGCAAATCCCTGTCGTACTCGGAGAAGCTGATGTTATAAAATCAATCGTATTGCTTCCTGGAGTTACCAGTGGAGGCGAAGGAGCTTCGGGGTTTAATGTTCGTGGAGGAGCTGCAGATCAGAATTTAATTCTCCTAGATGAAGCTACAATCTTTAATTCCTCTCACCTTTTTGGTTTTTTCTCTGTCTTTAATCCCGATGCTATTAAAGATTTGAAATTATATAAAGGAGGAATCCCTGCCAGATATGGAGGAAGAGTTTCTTCAGTACTGGATATCTATCAAAAAGAAGGAAACAGTAAATCATTTCATGCCAATGGAGGAATTGGTGCTGTATCTAGCCGATTACTGGTAGAAGGTCCCATCGCTAAGGAAAAAGGAGCATTCCTAGCTGGAGGTCGTGCCTCTTATGCTCATTTATTTCTTCCTTTATTCAATAATGACAATATTGCTTATTTCTATGACTTAAACACCAAGCTAAACTACAAGCTGAATGACAATAACAATATATTCTTATCCGGATATTTTGGGAGGGATATTTTTGCTATTGACGACGTTTTTGAAAACACCTATGGAAATAGTGTTCTCAACCTTCGTTGGAATCACTTATTCTCCGATAAACTCTTTTCTAATCTATCATTGATTTACTCTGATTATTATTATGGACTGGAATTAAATTTTGTAGGATTTAAATGGGATTCCGGTATAAGAAATTTCAACCTGAAATACGACTTAAAACACTACTTAAGTGACAACTATCAGCTTAACTACGGAGTTAACAACATCTACTACCGATTCAACCCCGGAGAAATTAAGCCTAATAGTGAAACCTCAGGAATCAAAAATGAACAATTAATCAATAAATATGCTAATGAACTGGGGGTATACCTTGACGCCAAACACAAAATATCCAATAATCTGACACTTCAATATGGGGTACGGGTTAGTAACTTTACCCGATTAGGGCAAGATGAGTTAAATATCTATGAAAATGACAATCCTTTACTTTTTAACGAAACCTTGCAAATTTATGAAGAAGCTAGTCCTATCCGAACTGAAAGTTATAAGCGAAGTGATCGAATCAAAACCTTCACCAATATAGAGCCTCGTCTTGCGCTGTCTTATGCTTTTAATAATACATCTTCTATTAAGGCCAGTTATAACCGAATGGCTCAATACCTGCACCTGTTATCAAACACAAACTCCCCTACTCCATTAGATGTATGGACTCCCAGTGGAAAATATGTAAAACCGCAATTACTGGATCAATATGCTTTGGGATATTTCAAAAGTATCAAGGATAATGATTATTCTCTGGAAACAGAAGTGTTTTATAAAGAAATTAAAAACCGAATTGACTATATAGATGGGGCCGAATTAATTGCTAATAATGCGATAGAGCAGGATATTCTCAATGGTGAAGCCAGAGCATATGGATGGGAAGTATTAATCAGAAAAAATGAAGGAAACCTAAAAGGATGGATTGCTTATACACTTTCTAAATCAGAACAACGAACTCCAGGAAGAACAGCTGTGGAAACAGGAGTCAATAATGGAAATTGGTACAATACTCCCTATGACAAAACACATGATATATCTATTAACGGGAGTTATGAAATAAATAAAAAATGGAAATTTGGAGCTAACTTTATTTTCCAAACCGGACAACCTACCAACTACCCTTCCGGACAATTTGATTATAAAGGACTCATTGTTCCTATATATGATGGGGCTAGAAACAATCAGCGATTACCATCATATCACAGAGTAGACATCTCTGCCACTTTAACCCCACGAAAAAATAACAACAGAAAATGGAAAGGGGAATGGGTTTTTAGCATTTATAACGTGTATGACCGAAAAAATGCCGCATCGATCTCTTTTGGTCAGAATGACGAAACCCTCGTAAACGAAGCGATAAAAACCTCTATTTTTGGAATCGTTCCTGCGGTTACCTATAATTTCAAATTTTAA
- the murQ gene encoding N-acetylmuramic acid 6-phosphate etherase, translated as MTFTKTTEKDSHYNDLEKMTINEVLTNINKEDKTVPDAIEKVIPQIEALVSQIAKRMKEGGRLFYIGAGTSGRLGIVDASECPPTFGVPHEWVVGIIAGGEEAIRKGIEFAEDSTEQGWKDLQRYDISKKDTVIGIAASGTTPYVIGALETCNKNGILTGCITCNAGSPLEKTAQFPVTVIVGPEFLTGSSRMKAGTAQKLILNMISTSTMIQLGRVKGNKMVDMQLSNNKLIDRGTRMIMKEINVSYEIANDLLKQYGSVRDAIENYGTKKNR; from the coding sequence ATGACTTTTACCAAAACCACAGAAAAAGATTCTCATTATAATGATTTGGAAAAAATGACTATTAATGAGGTATTAACAAACATCAATAAGGAGGATAAAACAGTTCCGGATGCCATAGAAAAAGTAATCCCTCAAATAGAAGCATTGGTCAGCCAAATAGCAAAACGAATGAAAGAAGGGGGACGATTATTCTATATTGGTGCAGGAACAAGTGGTCGATTGGGAATTGTTGATGCCAGTGAATGTCCTCCAACATTTGGGGTTCCTCATGAGTGGGTCGTAGGTATCATTGCCGGAGGAGAAGAAGCAATCCGAAAAGGAATTGAATTTGCTGAAGATAGTACCGAACAAGGATGGAAAGACCTGCAGAGATATGATATTTCTAAAAAAGACACCGTTATAGGAATTGCTGCTTCCGGAACAACTCCCTATGTAATTGGAGCATTAGAAACCTGTAATAAAAATGGAATCCTCACAGGATGTATTACCTGTAATGCTGGTAGCCCTTTAGAAAAAACCGCTCAATTCCCTGTTACTGTCATTGTAGGACCTGAGTTTCTTACAGGAAGTTCGAGAATGAAAGCCGGTACCGCCCAAAAATTAATCCTTAATATGATTTCTACCTCTACGATGATTCAATTAGGTAGAGTAAAAGGAAACAAAATGGTCGATATGCAGCTTAGTAATAACAAATTAATTGACAGAGGTACACGAATGATCATGAAAGAAATCAATGTCAGTTATGAAATAGCAAATGATTTATTAAAACAGTACGGTAGTGTCCGTGACGCAATCGAGAACTATGGAACAAAAAAGAACAGATAA
- a CDS encoding DUF6095 family protein yields MEQKRTDKPLLAKGVQRIALAILCMFISPVIIHSAFKNQDHPLYIPILILGIAGAIFAVFMGFRGLQTVMESMFGKKKKK; encoded by the coding sequence ATGGAACAAAAAAGAACAGATAAACCACTACTGGCAAAAGGAGTACAACGAATAGCTTTAGCTATCCTATGTATGTTCATCAGTCCGGTTATTATTCATTCAGCTTTTAAAAATCAGGACCATCCCCTATATATTCCAATACTTATTCTTGGAATAGCAGGTGCTATCTTTGCTGTCTTTATGGGATTTCGGGGGTTACAAACAGTTATGGAGTCCATGTTCGGAAAGAAAAAGAAAAAATAA
- a CDS encoding DUF4249 domain-containing protein produces the protein MKKISYILLSLLLCISCEEVVHVDIPEGKPRLVIDASFEIYKHETPVTVDPTVKLTLSAPFFDSTIPAVSDATVFVTDINNNITYPFAESTEAGIFLPTTSFTPVIDTEYELTVIYKEETYTAIAKRIPAPKIDTIVQGDKILLDGDETEVIITFTDIPDQDDFYLFDFDMNLFLASEDRFYQGETFSFSYFYEDMEEDKDVTIKILGVNKQYYNYMNLVIDQSDADGGPFGTPPVLLRGNIINNTTADNYPLGYFSISETDRVPFTIKK, from the coding sequence ATGAAAAAAATAAGCTATATACTACTTTCTTTATTACTCTGCATCAGCTGTGAAGAAGTTGTTCATGTAGATATACCCGAAGGAAAACCAAGATTGGTGATTGATGCTTCCTTTGAAATATACAAACACGAAACTCCTGTAACGGTTGATCCTACTGTAAAATTGACACTATCAGCCCCTTTCTTTGATAGTACAATCCCGGCTGTAAGTGACGCAACGGTCTTTGTTACTGATATAAACAATAACATAACATACCCTTTTGCCGAATCAACAGAAGCAGGAATCTTCCTCCCGACAACTTCTTTTACTCCTGTAATCGATACTGAATACGAACTCACAGTGATCTATAAAGAAGAAACATATACTGCTATAGCCAAACGAATCCCAGCTCCGAAAATAGATACGATTGTTCAGGGAGATAAAATCTTATTAGATGGAGATGAAACAGAAGTTATCATCACATTTACTGATATTCCTGACCAGGACGACTTCTACCTATTTGATTTTGATATGAATTTATTCTTGGCTAGTGAAGATCGTTTTTATCAAGGAGAAACTTTTTCTTTTTCTTATTTCTATGAAGATATGGAAGAAGATAAAGACGTTACCATTAAAATTCTGGGAGTTAACAAACAATATTACAACTATATGAACTTAGTAATTGATCAGAGTGATGCTGATGGAGGTCCTTTTGGAACTCCTCCCGTATTACTAAGGGGAAATATAATAAACAATACTACTGCTGATAATTATCCTTTGGGGTACTTTAGTATTTCAGAGACAGACCGTGTTCCCTTTACTATAAAAAAGTAA